In one window of Ovis aries strain OAR_USU_Benz2616 breed Rambouillet chromosome 3, ARS-UI_Ramb_v3.0, whole genome shotgun sequence DNA:
- the GPR75 gene encoding probable G-protein coupled receptor 75 isoform X2: MEEEGRRGGHQAAFRKFRTNFDFMILNLSFCDLFICGVTAPMFTFVLLFSTASGIPDAFCFTFHLTSSGFIIMSLKTVAVIALHRLRMVLGKQPSRTASFPCTLLLTLLLWTTSFTLATLATLKTSKSHLCLPMSSLIAGEGKAILSLYVVDFTFCVAVVFVSYVMIAQTLRKNTQVRKCPAVITVDASRPQPFMGAPVKGGGEPIQCTMPALYRNQNYNKLQHVQTHGYTKSPKQLPTPAASRLQLVSAVNLSTAKDSRAVVTCVVIVLSVLVCCLPLGISLVQVVLSSNGSFILYQFELLGFTLIFLKSGLNPFIYSRNSAGLRRKVLWCLQYIGLGFFCCRQKTRLRAMGKGNLEVNRNKSSHHETNSAYMLSPKPQKKFVDQACGPSHSKESVVSPKMSAGHQHYGQSSSTPINTRIEPYYSIYNSSPSQEESIPHNLQPVNSFGFANSYIAMHYHTTNDLMQEYDSTSAKQIPVPSV, encoded by the coding sequence CCTTCAGGAAATTCAGAACCAACTTTGATTTCATGATCCTGAACCTGTCCTTCTGTGACCTCTTCATTTGTGGCGTGACGGCCCCCATGTTCACCTTCGTGTTGCTCTTCAGCACAGCCAGTGGCATACCGGACGCTTTCTGCTTCACCTTCCACCTCACCAGCTCGGGCTTCATCATCATGTCCCTCAAGACAGTGGCGGTGATTGCCCTGCACCGGCTCCGTATGGTGTTGGGGAAGCAGCCCAGCCGCACGGCTTCCTTCCCCTGCACCTTGCTCCTCACTCTGCTCCTCTGGACCACCAGTTTCACCCTCGCCACCTTGGCCACCCTGAAAACCAGCAAGTCACACCTCTGCCTTCCCATGTCCAGTCTGATCGCCGGAGAAGGGAAAGCCATCCTGTCTCTCTACGTGGTCGACTTCACCTTTTGTGTGGCGGTGGTCTTCGTGTCCTATGTCATGATCGCTCAGACACTGCGGAAGAACACTCAAGTCAGAAAGTGCCCGGCTGTGATCACCGTTGACGCTTCCAGACCACAGCCTTTCATGGGGGCCCCTGTGAAGGGAGGTGGCGAGCCCATCCAGTGTACCATGCCGGCTCTGTACAGGAACCAGAATTACAACAAACTGCAGCACGTTCAGACCCACGGATACACTAAGAGTCCCAAGCAGCTGCCAACCCCTGCGGCCAGCCGGCTCCAGCTGGTGTCAGCTGTCAATCTGTCCACGGCTAAGGACTCCAGGGCGGTGGTCACCTGTGTGGTGATTGTGCTCTCGGTCCTGGTGTGCTGTCTTCcgctggggatttccctggtgcaGGTGGTTCTGTCCAGCAATGGGAGCTTCATCCTTTACCAGTTTGAACTGTTGGGGTTTACGCTTATATTTCTCAAGTCAGGATTAAACCCTTTTATATATTCTCGGAACAGTGCAGGGCTGAGAAGGAAAGTGCTGTGGTGCCTCCAGTACATCGGCCTGGGTTTTTTCTGCTGCAGACAGAAGACCCGACTTCGTGCCATGGGAAAAGGGAACCTCGAAGTCAACAGAAACAAATCCTCCCATCATGAAACGAATTCTGCCTACATGTTGTCTCCAAAGCCCCAGAAGAAATTTGTGGACCAGGCCTGTGGCCCAAGTCACTCCAAGGAAAGTGTGGTCAGTCCTAAGATGTCTGCTGGACATCAGCACTATGGTCAGAGCAGCTCTACCCCCATCAACACTCGGATTGAGCCGTACTACAGTATCTACAACAGCAGCCCATCCCAGGAAGAGAGCATCCCACACAACTTGCAGCCAGTAAACTCCTTTGGGTTTGCCAATTCATATATAGCCATGCATTATCACACCACTAATGATTTGATGCAGGAATATGACAGCACATCAGCCAAGCAGATTCCGGTCCCCTCTGTTTAG
- the GPR75 gene encoding probable G-protein coupled receptor 75 isoform X1, with amino-acid sequence MNSTGHLQDVPNTTLLHMPHAQGGNSTSIREGLQEPVHTATLVTCTFLLTVIFCLGSYGNFVVFLSFFDPAFRKFRTNFDFMILNLSFCDLFICGVTAPMFTFVLLFSTASGIPDAFCFTFHLTSSGFIIMSLKTVAVIALHRLRMVLGKQPSRTASFPCTLLLTLLLWTTSFTLATLATLKTSKSHLCLPMSSLIAGEGKAILSLYVVDFTFCVAVVFVSYVMIAQTLRKNTQVRKCPAVITVDASRPQPFMGAPVKGGGEPIQCTMPALYRNQNYNKLQHVQTHGYTKSPKQLPTPAASRLQLVSAVNLSTAKDSRAVVTCVVIVLSVLVCCLPLGISLVQVVLSSNGSFILYQFELLGFTLIFLKSGLNPFIYSRNSAGLRRKVLWCLQYIGLGFFCCRQKTRLRAMGKGNLEVNRNKSSHHETNSAYMLSPKPQKKFVDQACGPSHSKESVVSPKMSAGHQHYGQSSSTPINTRIEPYYSIYNSSPSQEESIPHNLQPVNSFGFANSYIAMHYHTTNDLMQEYDSTSAKQIPVPSV; translated from the coding sequence ATGAACTCAACAGGCCACCTTCAGGATGTGCCCAACACCACCCTGCTCCACATGCCTCACGCCCAGGGAGGGAACAGTACCAGTATCCGGGAGGGTCTCCAGGAACCGGTCCACACGGCCACCTTGGTGACCTGTACCTTTCTGCTCACGGTCATCTTCTGCCTGGGCTCTTACGGCAACTTCGTTGTCTTCTTGTCCTTCTTTGATCCAGCCTTCAGGAAATTCAGAACCAACTTTGATTTCATGATCCTGAACCTGTCCTTCTGTGACCTCTTCATTTGTGGCGTGACGGCCCCCATGTTCACCTTCGTGTTGCTCTTCAGCACAGCCAGTGGCATACCGGACGCTTTCTGCTTCACCTTCCACCTCACCAGCTCGGGCTTCATCATCATGTCCCTCAAGACAGTGGCGGTGATTGCCCTGCACCGGCTCCGTATGGTGTTGGGGAAGCAGCCCAGCCGCACGGCTTCCTTCCCCTGCACCTTGCTCCTCACTCTGCTCCTCTGGACCACCAGTTTCACCCTCGCCACCTTGGCCACCCTGAAAACCAGCAAGTCACACCTCTGCCTTCCCATGTCCAGTCTGATCGCCGGAGAAGGGAAAGCCATCCTGTCTCTCTACGTGGTCGACTTCACCTTTTGTGTGGCGGTGGTCTTCGTGTCCTATGTCATGATCGCTCAGACACTGCGGAAGAACACTCAAGTCAGAAAGTGCCCGGCTGTGATCACCGTTGACGCTTCCAGACCACAGCCTTTCATGGGGGCCCCTGTGAAGGGAGGTGGCGAGCCCATCCAGTGTACCATGCCGGCTCTGTACAGGAACCAGAATTACAACAAACTGCAGCACGTTCAGACCCACGGATACACTAAGAGTCCCAAGCAGCTGCCAACCCCTGCGGCCAGCCGGCTCCAGCTGGTGTCAGCTGTCAATCTGTCCACGGCTAAGGACTCCAGGGCGGTGGTCACCTGTGTGGTGATTGTGCTCTCGGTCCTGGTGTGCTGTCTTCcgctggggatttccctggtgcaGGTGGTTCTGTCCAGCAATGGGAGCTTCATCCTTTACCAGTTTGAACTGTTGGGGTTTACGCTTATATTTCTCAAGTCAGGATTAAACCCTTTTATATATTCTCGGAACAGTGCAGGGCTGAGAAGGAAAGTGCTGTGGTGCCTCCAGTACATCGGCCTGGGTTTTTTCTGCTGCAGACAGAAGACCCGACTTCGTGCCATGGGAAAAGGGAACCTCGAAGTCAACAGAAACAAATCCTCCCATCATGAAACGAATTCTGCCTACATGTTGTCTCCAAAGCCCCAGAAGAAATTTGTGGACCAGGCCTGTGGCCCAAGTCACTCCAAGGAAAGTGTGGTCAGTCCTAAGATGTCTGCTGGACATCAGCACTATGGTCAGAGCAGCTCTACCCCCATCAACACTCGGATTGAGCCGTACTACAGTATCTACAACAGCAGCCCATCCCAGGAAGAGAGCATCCCACACAACTTGCAGCCAGTAAACTCCTTTGGGTTTGCCAATTCATATATAGCCATGCATTATCACACCACTAATGATTTGATGCAGGAATATGACAGCACATCAGCCAAGCAGATTCCGGTCCCCTCTGTTTAG